The following coding sequences lie in one Metopolophium dirhodum isolate CAU chromosome 5, ASM1992520v1, whole genome shotgun sequence genomic window:
- the LOC132944948 gene encoding uncharacterized protein LOC132944948: MDDSSDEEMMIAYYYYHTKRNRKQRRFWVHPYIERNFHHRLFVAARELNLSDAKFVCFYRMSKDSYLQLVQLISPAIYKKNTNMRECVNAEERILITLRYLGTGGTFSSLAVYFARGESTVGGIVSDTSKVIWEVLKDKYMQVPNREQWTAIAQRFETLWNLPNCIGAIDGKHVRIEKFANSGSSNFNYKSYHSTVLLACCDADGLFTMIETGYAGRNSDGGIFRASAMKYWIHRGELDIPTPSLLTYDENYSSFPYYFVADEAFPLSRYLMRPYPQRVLDNVKRIYNYRISRARKTIECTFGMVCEKFAVLNGPIRIRESENVNFVIKAACVLHNYVRKLEGLPYVSTYPQDCEPKDQIDVRTTAQNMTINETSSPAALRNYLANYFLTPRGSVPWQWKYAIN, from the exons ATGGATGATTCCAGTGATGAAGAAATGATGATTGCATACTACTATTACCATACCAAAAGAAATAGAAAACAAAGAAGATTTTGGGTTCATCCATACATTGAAAGAAATTTTCATCATCGACTATTTGTTGCCGCGCGAGAATTGAATCTTTCTGATGCTAAATTTGTATGCTTTTATCGCATGTCTAAAGATAGTTACTTACAATTAGTACAACTGATTTCTCCTGCcatctacaaaaaaaatacgaatatgaGAGAGTGTGTCAATGCTGAGGAGCGGATATTAATTACTCTCAG ATACTTAGGTACTGGTGGAACATTTTCATCACTTGCAGTTTATTTCGCTAGAGGGGAGTCCACAGTTGGTGGGATTGTGTCGGACACATCAAAAGTGATTTGGGAAGTGTTGAAGGACAAATACATGCAGGTACCGAATAGAGAGCAGTGGACAGCAATAGCACAACGTTTTGAGACTCTCTGGAATCTTCCAAACTGCATAGGAGCAATCGATGGCAAACACGTCAGAATTGAGAAGTTTGCGAATAGTGGTTCTTccaattttaactacaaatcaTATCATTCGACAGTGTTATTGGCTTGCTGTGATGCTGACGGTTTATTCACAATGATTGAAACGGGTTATGCCGGAAGAAATAGCGATGGAGGTATATTCAGGGCATCAGCAATGAAATATTGGATACATCGTGGTGAACTTGATATTCCTACCCCCTCACTATTGACTTATGATGAAAACTACAGCTCATTTCCATATTACTTTGTTGCCGATGAAGCATTTCCGTTGTCAAGATATCTAATGAGACCTTACCCTCAAAGAGTTTTGGATAATGTAAAAAGAATATATAACTACAGAATTAGCAGAGCAAGGAAAACCATTGAATGTACTTTTGGAATGGTATGTGAAAAGTTTGCTGTTTTAAATGGTCCTATTCGCATTAGAGAGTCCGAAAATGTGAACTTCGTCATCAAAGCCGCATGCGTCCTCCATAACTATGTACGAAAACTAGAGGGACTTCCGTACGTATCTACCTATCCCCAGGACTGTGAACCCAAGGACCAAATCGATGTAAGAACTACTGCacaaaatatgacaataaacgaAACCTCTTCTCCAGCAGCACTTAGAaattatttagcaaattattttcttaCCCCACGAGGATCTGTGCCTTGGCAATGGAAATATGCTATTAACTAa
- the LOC132944949 gene encoding uncharacterized protein LOC132944949 isoform X2, translated as MERSWKNSAECKERWKNIRAVFVRNMKPAPSGAGAKTKKTYYLMESMQFTVPYIKALGAPSGNLPNPPEQKEDKESEENDSTANEENVLEPQCSFQQPPTPSLPYPSSPLPSPTPQHTTEMSQSKKNTTHSQPEPFPSNLPNRKRGFKNPVDKAFLEYFETKRARALNSSDHMKQDPKTEGLKMFLLSMLPDLLKMSDEGVRLFKRRALQSVDDILSHSLDYTPSNTFSASSTPSTHSEMMYIPQNANVNNTSQLNRLETSTSQSTAQFYEAVNEALSEVNQEEYNTQLFNQ; from the exons ATGGAACGAAGTTGGAAAAACT CGGCTGAATGCAAAGAAAGATGGAAGAATATTCGAGCGGTTTTTGTGCGAAACATGAAACCTGCCCCAAGTGGTGCAGGAGCGAAAACAAAgaagacatattatttaatggaaTCTATGCAATTCACCGTACCATATATAAAGGCATTAGGTGCACCTTCAGGAAATCTACCAAACCCACCAGAACAAAAAGAAGATAAGGAATCTGAAGAAAATGATTCGACCGCCAACGAAGAAAACGTTTTGGAACCACAATGTTCATTTCAACAACCGCCAACCCCATCTCTACCATATCCATCTTCACCGTTACCATCACCTACACCACAACACACAACTGAAATGTCTCAAAGCAAGAAGAACACTACTCACAGTCAACCTGAGCCTTTTCCATCAAATCTGCCAAACCGAAAACGTGGCTTTAAGAACCCAGTTGATAAAGCATTCCTCGAATACTTCGAAACCAAAAGAGCCAGAGCGCTAAATTCATCTGATCATATGAAGCAGGATCCAAAAACAGaaggtttgaaaatgtttttacttagcATGCTACCAGATCTTCTCAAAATGTCAGACGAAGGAGTACGACTTTTCAAGCGAAGAGCCCTGCAGTCTGTTGATGACATTTTATCACACAGTTTGGACTACACACCATCAAATACATTTTCAGCCTCATCTACACCTTCGACACACTCTGAAATGATGTATATACCTCAGAATGCAAATGTGAATAATACTTCGCAATTAAACAGACTAGAAACCTCAACCAGTCAAAGCACAGCACAGTTTTATGAAGCAGTAAATGAAGCTTTGAGTGAAGTTAACCAAGAGGAATAcaatacacaattatttaatcaataa
- the LOC132944949 gene encoding transcription factor Adf-1-like isoform X1 — MSEQKLNIKFVEEVEKHPILYNYTLPGYSRKDETEIAWNEVGKTVNMTAAECKERWKNIRAVFVRNMKPAPSGAGAKTKKTYYLMESMQFTVPYIKALGAPSGNLPNPPEQKEDKESEENDSTANEENVLEPQCSFQQPPTPSLPYPSSPLPSPTPQHTTEMSQSKKNTTHSQPEPFPSNLPNRKRGFKNPVDKAFLEYFETKRARALNSSDHMKQDPKTEGLKMFLLSMLPDLLKMSDEGVRLFKRRALQSVDDILSHSLDYTPSNTFSASSTPSTHSEMMYIPQNANVNNTSQLNRLETSTSQSTAQFYEAVNEALSEVNQEEYNTQLFNQ, encoded by the exons ATGAGCGAACAAAAACTTAACATAAAGTTTGTAGAAGAAGTGGAGAAACATCCGATTTTGTACAACTACACTCTTCCTGGCTATTCTAGGAAGGATGAGACGGAAATAGCATGGAACGAAGTTGGAAAAACTGTAAATATGACAG CGGCTGAATGCAAAGAAAGATGGAAGAATATTCGAGCGGTTTTTGTGCGAAACATGAAACCTGCCCCAAGTGGTGCAGGAGCGAAAACAAAgaagacatattatttaatggaaTCTATGCAATTCACCGTACCATATATAAAGGCATTAGGTGCACCTTCAGGAAATCTACCAAACCCACCAGAACAAAAAGAAGATAAGGAATCTGAAGAAAATGATTCGACCGCCAACGAAGAAAACGTTTTGGAACCACAATGTTCATTTCAACAACCGCCAACCCCATCTCTACCATATCCATCTTCACCGTTACCATCACCTACACCACAACACACAACTGAAATGTCTCAAAGCAAGAAGAACACTACTCACAGTCAACCTGAGCCTTTTCCATCAAATCTGCCAAACCGAAAACGTGGCTTTAAGAACCCAGTTGATAAAGCATTCCTCGAATACTTCGAAACCAAAAGAGCCAGAGCGCTAAATTCATCTGATCATATGAAGCAGGATCCAAAAACAGaaggtttgaaaatgtttttacttagcATGCTACCAGATCTTCTCAAAATGTCAGACGAAGGAGTACGACTTTTCAAGCGAAGAGCCCTGCAGTCTGTTGATGACATTTTATCACACAGTTTGGACTACACACCATCAAATACATTTTCAGCCTCATCTACACCTTCGACACACTCTGAAATGATGTATATACCTCAGAATGCAAATGTGAATAATACTTCGCAATTAAACAGACTAGAAACCTCAACCAGTCAAAGCACAGCACAGTTTTATGAAGCAGTAAATGAAGCTTTGAGTGAAGTTAACCAAGAGGAATAcaatacacaattatttaatcaataa